TTTTTTCATAGGTTTAACTTCGCATTTAAATTTATTTTCTTTAGCAGCAGGCGATATTCCCGGATTTATTCCTAAAAACATGAATTTTGGATTTTTTACAACAGGGCTAAAAAAGATTTTTGCACCTTTATATAAATCACGAACTTTTTCGTCTGTTTTAGCTATTTTAACTATTTTTTTTGCAAAAGATTTTACATCCTTCTGTAATTTTTTCAACTTGTCTTCCATAAAAACCTCCATATAAATTCATAAAAAGTATTGCAATCAGCAAAATAAATTATATCACATTTATTGCTAATCACAAGTACAATTATCTAAAAAACTTGCTTACAATAAGTAAAATGACTCCGAAATTATTGCAAGAACGACTTTCATTCAACTTAAAAAAGATACGAAAAATACTGGGCTTTTCTCAAGAAAAATTAGCAGAAAAAGCTCAGATTTCTTTCCAAATGATAAATGATATAGAAGGTTGCCGCCGCTGGCCAAGCGAGAAAACGCTCTCAAAACTAGCAAACGCTCTTCAAACTGACGTTTATACATTGTTTCTTCCTGAAAACACGAATGCACAGGCAACTCCTTTTCAAAAACAGACTATTGCCACCGATTTGCAAAAGCTTTTTGCAGAATCAGTAGAGCAATATCTTGAAAAACAAGACGCTTTTTCTTTGCCAAATTCATCACAAAAAATTTAAACAACAGAATATTTTTCTTTCAAATCATTGCTTTTCATACTGAAGAGTATAACTCGCCCACTCTATCTTAAAACGATATACTGATTTTTTTTACATATTTTTTAATCCCTCACGCAATGATAAAGTTATGTGGTATAATAAAAATATGAGCAAACAGACAAAAATCACTTACAGAATGATAGAAAGACTTTCAAAAATCCATGAAATGATAAAAACTGGAAATTTTCCTAATTCAAATGATTTTGCAAAAGAAACAGAATCCAGTGCGGCAACCATAAGCCGCGATATTGAATATCTGAGAGACAGAATGAATGCGCCTATAAAATACGATTACAACCAAAAAGGCTTTTTCTACACAAAAAATTACGAACCGAATTTTCAAAATTATCTTTCAGAAAAAGATTTTAACACTCTGATTGCCGCAAAAAATCTGCTTTCACATTATAAAAACACACCAATTTACAAAGAAGCCTGCAATCTTATAAACCTGATTTCGGAATCTTGTATAAATAAAAATACTGCATTAATCGAACGAATTACGGTTGCGCCAACAGAAGAAGTTGCAATAAACCAAAATTTATGGAATGTCATTCAAGACGCATTGAACAAAAATCTTATTCTAAAATTTGATTACACAAATCGCTGGGGAAAACAAACCGAACAAAGAAAAGTCCATCCTTACCAGATTGTTTTGGATAATGGAATTTGTTATCTTTTTGGATTTGACGAATTGCGGAATGAAGAGCGGATTTTTTCATTAGCAAGAATGAAAAACATGACACTAACTGAACAAAAATTTGATTTGCCAAAAGATTTTGAATTCAACAACCGACTTGGAAATTCAAATTTCGGCGGATTTTTCAGCAGCAAAAAAGAACACTACAAAATTGAATTTTATGGAGAAGCCCGAACAATTATAAAAGAGCGAAAATGGGCAGACAATCAAAGCTTCAAAGAAAGCAAATACAAAACTACAATTGAATTTGAAAGCACACAATCACTTAAAATAAAAAACTGGGTGCTTTCAAATGGTTGTAAGGCCCGTCCAATAAAACCTAATTGGCTTTTTGAAGAATGGAAACAAAATGTTCTGGAAATGAACAGAATGTTGAATTGGCCACTTTAATTTCTACGCTTTCATCAACTCGCAAACTTCCTCATCCGTAAGTTCGCGGTATTCGCCGGTGGCAAGGTTTTCGTCCAGCTTTAGAGGTCCGATTGAAATGCGTTCTCGGTCTTGTGATTCTGTGGGTCAGAGTGCCATCAAATGATAGTATTAAAAAAAATCTATGATATAATAAAAATATGACTAAAGCACTTTCCGCAGAAGAAAAAAGAATCCGACAAGCAAAACGCGATGAAAAAAAAATTGAAAAACTTTTAAATCCAAAACTTGATGAACGCTGCTATGAGATTTTACGCATTCTACGAGATGCTCCAAAACATCCGGAAATAAAATACAATTCCAAATACTTTGAAAATCATTTTCAAACTTCGAACATAACAATTCTTAGAGCAATCCGAACTTTAAAAGACATGGATTTAATAGAAGAAAAACAAACACACGGAAGTTATAAAATCAAAAAAACAGTCGAGGAAATCTACTCTAATGAAACTAAGAAAAATATCGCCCTTGTGGCAAGCCTAAAAGGACTTTTACAACAGTACCAAAATACTCCGCTTTTTGAAAACATTACAAAACTGATTTATTTTCTTGAACCAAAAGTTGCAAAGGAAGATTCCGTTTTGTCTTCCGGGCGCATAATTGTATCTCCTCAAATGGAATATGACATCAATGTAAAAAACTGGGATAAAATAAACGAAGCCTTATCAAAAAATCGAAAAATACAATTTCGCTACACAAAACCATACACAAATAACGAAGCAGAGCGTCTTGTGTGGCCTTTTCAGCTTATTCTGGACAACGGCTCTGTATATCTTTTTGCCTACAGTGAATATGCGGATTGTGTCCTTTTATATGATTTAAATTTTATGACAGACATTGTAATTACAGAAGAAGAATTTAAACTTCCCGAAAAATATGATTTCAATAATTATTGTGGTGGCGGCAGACTTGGGGCATTCAAAACCGATAATGTTGAAAAATATAAAATCCGCTTCACTGGATATGCAAAAGATTGGATAAAACTTCACAAATGGGCAGATGACCAAAAATTTAAGGAAGATAAAAAATCCACAACAATAACTTTTTCTTCAAGCCAATTTGAAAAAGTGCTTCAATTGATCTTTTCTTGGGGTTCACAAGCAGAACCGCTTGCTCCAAAAAAACTGGTAAAAAGATGGAAAGAAGAAATTACAATTTTATGGAAAAAGATA
This genomic stretch from uncultured Treponema sp. harbors:
- a CDS encoding WYL domain-containing protein, with the protein product MSKQTKITYRMIERLSKIHEMIKTGNFPNSNDFAKETESSAATISRDIEYLRDRMNAPIKYDYNQKGFFYTKNYEPNFQNYLSEKDFNTLIAAKNLLSHYKNTPIYKEACNLINLISESCINKNTALIERITVAPTEEVAINQNLWNVIQDALNKNLILKFDYTNRWGKQTEQRKVHPYQIVLDNGICYLFGFDELRNEERIFSLARMKNMTLTEQKFDLPKDFEFNNRLGNSNFGGFFSSKKEHYKIEFYGEARTIIKERKWADNQSFKESKYKTTIEFESTQSLKIKNWVLSNGCKARPIKPNWLFEEWKQNVLEMNRMLNWPL
- a CDS encoding WYL domain-containing protein; protein product: MTKALSAEEKRIRQAKRDEKKIEKLLNPKLDERCYEILRILRDAPKHPEIKYNSKYFENHFQTSNITILRAIRTLKDMDLIEEKQTHGSYKIKKTVEEIYSNETKKNIALVASLKGLLQQYQNTPLFENITKLIYFLEPKVAKEDSVLSSGRIIVSPQMEYDINVKNWDKINEALSKNRKIQFRYTKPYTNNEAERLVWPFQLILDNGSVYLFAYSEYADCVLLYDLNFMTDIVITEEEFKLPEKYDFNNYCGGGRLGAFKTDNVEKYKIRFTGYAKDWIKLHKWADDQKFKEDKKSTTITFSSSQFEKVLQLIFSWGSQAEPLAPKKLVKRWKEEITILWKKIK
- a CDS encoding helix-turn-helix transcriptional regulator: MTPKLLQERLSFNLKKIRKILGFSQEKLAEKAQISFQMINDIEGCRRWPSEKTLSKLANALQTDVYTLFLPENTNAQATPFQKQTIATDLQKLFAESVEQYLEKQDAFSLPNSSQKI